The following proteins are encoded in a genomic region of Reichenbachiella sp.:
- a CDS encoding TonB-dependent receptor has product MTKSILTLLLIGASLLTEATTIKGRITDPTGEGLPGVNVFIKDTYDGATTDMNGNYSFDTYESGEQILVASFIGYKKHEEAINLANTITLNIELKEEVNRLSGVTITAGSFEASDEKKAVVLKPLDIAMTAGALADIPGALSKLPGTSTNGESGRLFVRGGTAAETQAFIDGILVHSFYTPTPNNVPSRSRFSPFLFKGTFFSTGGYSAEYGQALSSVLSLNSNDIADETRTDLSFMTVGVDASHTQKWENGSAFGQVNYTNLDPYMNLVDQAYDWEDGYTSQSGTFMLRQKLSKNDMLKVYANYDHSAFVINQESLNQAGYDHTDMGNNNFYLNTSYKRAIGENSTAYLGTSYGRTYTDVIFNEAHVKDTQNSVHTKGYFTSDINSLSVKVGGEIMSTKHEEKTVIENGGIFAPDYTNHLSAGFAEADYYLTNSLTVRAGLRYSHYSIFNESALSPRLSMALKTGENAQLSWAYGKFHQMPTRDLLLRSQQMSFERADHYMLSYQTINNGRTFRSEIYYKNYDDLVKFDGNDPFNPTLFNNNGGGYARGIDLFWRDSKTFKNVDYWVSYSYIDTERDFRDFPYQAQPTFAAGHNFALVYKHWLPDLRTQVGASFTYNNGRPYNDPNIDDFNGSKTKHFSDLSFNFAYLFKPNFIIYASATNLLGRDNVFGYDYADNPNANGIYESRAIGQPAKRFYFLGVFITLTKDKNKNNLENL; this is encoded by the coding sequence ATGACCAAATCAATTTTAACACTACTCTTAATAGGCGCTTCGCTACTCACCGAAGCCACTACGATCAAAGGACGAATCACAGACCCTACAGGTGAAGGTCTCCCAGGTGTCAATGTCTTCATCAAAGACACTTACGATGGAGCCACTACAGATATGAATGGCAACTATTCCTTTGACACTTACGAATCAGGGGAACAAATTTTAGTAGCCAGTTTCATTGGATACAAAAAGCATGAAGAGGCCATAAACCTTGCAAATACCATTACCCTCAACATTGAGCTGAAAGAAGAAGTCAACCGACTATCTGGTGTAACTATTACTGCAGGTAGCTTCGAAGCCAGCGACGAGAAAAAAGCCGTAGTACTCAAGCCGCTGGACATCGCCATGACCGCTGGTGCTTTGGCAGACATCCCTGGTGCTTTGAGTAAGCTCCCTGGTACATCTACTAATGGTGAATCAGGAAGGCTATTTGTAAGAGGCGGTACCGCAGCGGAAACTCAAGCTTTTATAGACGGTATTCTTGTACATAGCTTTTACACGCCTACACCGAATAACGTACCTTCAAGAAGTCGATTTTCTCCCTTTCTATTCAAAGGAACATTCTTTAGTACCGGAGGCTATTCGGCTGAATATGGGCAAGCGCTGTCTTCTGTGCTTTCGCTCAACTCCAATGACATCGCAGACGAAACCAGAACAGACCTGTCCTTTATGACGGTCGGTGTAGATGCTTCACACACCCAAAAGTGGGAAAATGGTTCGGCCTTTGGCCAGGTGAATTACACCAATCTAGATCCTTACATGAATCTGGTGGATCAGGCTTATGACTGGGAAGACGGCTACACTTCGCAAAGCGGCACCTTTATGCTTCGCCAGAAGCTAAGTAAAAATGATATGCTGAAGGTTTATGCCAATTACGATCACAGTGCTTTCGTGATTAACCAAGAAAGCCTGAACCAAGCTGGATACGACCATACGGACATGGGCAATAATAATTTTTACTTAAACACCAGTTACAAAAGAGCGATTGGTGAGAACAGCACGGCCTATTTGGGTACTTCGTACGGAAGAACATATACCGATGTAATCTTTAACGAAGCCCATGTAAAAGACACCCAAAACAGTGTGCACACCAAAGGCTATTTCACCTCAGACATCAACAGTCTATCTGTCAAAGTGGGAGGCGAAATTATGAGCACCAAACACGAAGAAAAAACAGTGATTGAAAATGGCGGCATCTTCGCTCCAGACTACACCAATCATCTCTCAGCAGGATTCGCAGAAGCAGATTACTACCTAACGAATAGTCTGACTGTTAGAGCAGGATTGCGCTACTCACACTATTCGATTTTCAATGAAAGTGCTCTTTCCCCAAGGCTTTCTATGGCGTTGAAAACTGGAGAAAATGCTCAATTGTCATGGGCCTATGGAAAGTTCCACCAGATGCCAACTAGAGACCTCTTGCTTCGCTCACAACAAATGAGTTTCGAGCGTGCAGACCACTACATGCTCAGCTATCAGACCATCAACAATGGTCGAACATTCCGATCAGAAATTTATTATAAAAACTATGACGACCTGGTAAAATTCGATGGCAATGATCCCTTCAATCCTACCTTGTTCAACAACAACGGTGGTGGCTACGCCAGAGGTATTGACCTGTTCTGGAGGGACAGCAAAACGTTCAAAAATGTAGACTATTGGGTGTCTTATTCTTATATCGATACCGAAAGAGATTTTAGAGACTTCCCTTACCAGGCTCAACCAACTTTTGCAGCTGGGCACAATTTCGCACTAGTCTACAAACACTGGCTCCCAGACCTGAGAACGCAAGTAGGTGCATCATTCACTTACAACAACGGTCGACCTTACAATGATCCTAACATAGATGATTTCAACGGAAGTAAGACCAAACATTTCTCGGACCTGAGCTTCAATTTTGCCTACTTGTTTAAACCCAACTTCATCATTTATGCCTCTGCAACTAATCTCTTAGGTCGAGATAATGTTTTCGGCTATGATTATGCAGACAACCCTAATGCTAATGGAATCTATGAATCCAGAGCTATAGGACAGCCGGCCAAAAGATTTTACTTCCTCGGGGTTTTCATTACCCTGACTAAAGACAAGAACAAAAACAACCTTGAAAACCTTTAA
- a CDS encoding IS4 family transposase translates to MNMTLFAQIVGLLPREDFDKLVGQHNSNKHSKGLDSWHQLIAMVFCQFTKCEGLRDICNGLMSAQGNLNHLGISHLVKRSTLSYQNTHRSWELFRDFYLKCKERLFEQGNRKDRRKLSRIKAKIFMLDASLIGVCLKVFDWAHYRQCKGAMKLHMLLDYDNCLPQYMYFTDGRKHEAPAARQFSMPKGSVVVADRGFLDFKLLQHWHEQGLNFVVRCRDDVSLETIASCSKTKMPIMKDAKINLSPNSRKVYQRPLRLVEIWDEVNQKIIRLLTNQKTWTAQTISELYKQRWSIEIFFRDIKTHLKVKTFIGTSPNAVLIQLWTAMLAMLILKYLKIKAKYNWSLANLISFIRIAILSKIDLFKWLNQPFIPEGFTNRDTSHQLSFNFIREIPQESG, encoded by the coding sequence ATGAATATGACACTTTTTGCTCAAATAGTTGGGCTACTTCCACGAGAAGATTTCGATAAATTAGTTGGACAGCATAATTCCAATAAGCATAGCAAAGGTCTGGATAGCTGGCATCAGCTAATTGCAATGGTATTTTGTCAATTTACCAAGTGTGAAGGGCTTCGTGATATTTGCAATGGACTAATGTCGGCACAAGGAAATTTAAATCACCTGGGCATCAGTCACCTAGTAAAACGATCTACTTTGAGCTATCAAAATACACATCGTAGTTGGGAGCTATTCAGAGATTTTTATCTCAAATGTAAGGAAAGGCTGTTTGAACAGGGTAATCGTAAAGACCGCAGGAAGTTAAGCAGGATAAAGGCGAAGATATTTATGTTAGATGCCAGTTTGATAGGTGTCTGCCTTAAAGTATTTGACTGGGCACATTACAGACAATGTAAGGGTGCGATGAAATTGCACATGCTCTTGGATTACGACAACTGCCTGCCTCAATATATGTATTTCACTGATGGAAGAAAGCATGAAGCTCCTGCTGCCAGGCAATTTAGCATGCCCAAAGGCAGTGTAGTAGTGGCAGACAGGGGTTTTCTTGACTTTAAACTCCTGCAACACTGGCATGAGCAGGGACTGAATTTTGTAGTCCGCTGTAGAGACGATGTGTCTTTGGAAACAATTGCTAGTTGTAGCAAAACAAAAATGCCAATTATGAAAGACGCCAAGATAAATTTGAGCCCAAATTCAAGAAAAGTGTATCAAAGGCCACTGCGCCTTGTAGAGATCTGGGATGAGGTGAATCAGAAAATTATCAGACTCTTAACCAATCAAAAGACTTGGACAGCACAAACCATCTCTGAGCTTTATAAACAGAGATGGTCAATAGAAATATTCTTTCGAGATATCAAAACTCATCTGAAAGTCAAAACCTTTATTGGCACAAGCCCAAATGCAGTGTTGATCCAGCTATGGACCGCAATGCTGGCCATGCTGATCCTGAAATACCTTAAAATCAAGGCAAAATATAACTGGTCACTAGCTAATCTGATCAGCTTTATCAGAATCGCAATCCTATCTAAAATAGACTTGTTCAAATGGCTCAATCAGCCCTTCATACCAGAAGGGTTTACTAATCGAGACACTAGTCATCAGCTATCGTTCAATTTTATAAGGGAGATACCTCAAGAAAGTGGCTGA
- a CDS encoding MFS transporter → MRTFHLSWMAFFLCFFGWFAHAPLMNSTIGPDMDLTKAQKITAFIASVGVTIFARLLIGNLCDKIGPRKSYTYLLIFGAIVVAGSSFAYNWETYLISRMAIGVIGASFVITQYHTTKMFAPNVVGIANATTAGWGNLGGGVTQALMPLIASGMLALGFAESELSKWRPAMFVPAVIMLGVAFLYWKYTKDTPKGNFDEAPEEKPKAEKGESGLFMSAVKDRRVWILFAIYGACFGLELFVNGRAATYYQTKFELNETTAGLIAALFGLMNLFARSMGGYLGDRFSKTGGLSGRVKWLVMVLFAEGFALMLFSRMDMLGLAIITMIIFSLFVQMAEGATYSVVPFINKKSLGAVAGIVGAGGNVGAVMYAQFLLRSGATLENSFLYFGIAVVAISLLGLGIKFSDADEAAAVEEQKKLEAIELKLKTSEKLAA, encoded by the coding sequence ATGCGAACCTTTCACCTGAGCTGGATGGCTTTCTTCCTCTGCTTCTTTGGCTGGTTTGCTCATGCGCCGCTTATGAATTCCACTATCGGTCCTGATATGGACTTGACTAAAGCACAAAAGATCACCGCCTTCATTGCTTCTGTCGGTGTGACCATCTTTGCACGACTGCTTATCGGTAACCTCTGTGATAAAATTGGACCAAGAAAAAGCTATACCTATCTTTTGATCTTTGGTGCCATCGTGGTAGCGGGCTCATCCTTTGCCTACAATTGGGAGACGTACCTGATCTCTAGAATGGCTATCGGAGTGATCGGTGCTTCTTTTGTAATCACTCAATATCATACCACCAAAATGTTTGCACCTAACGTTGTGGGTATCGCCAATGCTACCACCGCAGGCTGGGGAAACCTCGGTGGCGGGGTAACTCAAGCACTTATGCCATTGATTGCATCAGGCATGTTGGCTTTAGGCTTTGCCGAATCAGAATTGTCAAAATGGAGACCGGCCATGTTTGTACCAGCAGTGATCATGCTTGGCGTAGCTTTCCTATACTGGAAGTATACCAAGGATACACCTAAAGGAAACTTCGATGAAGCGCCTGAAGAAAAGCCAAAAGCAGAAAAAGGTGAATCAGGCTTGTTTATGTCTGCTGTGAAAGATCGAAGAGTATGGATTTTATTTGCCATCTATGGCGCCTGTTTTGGACTAGAGCTTTTCGTGAATGGCCGTGCGGCTACTTACTATCAAACCAAATTCGAATTGAATGAAACAACGGCTGGACTCATTGCAGCACTTTTCGGACTAATGAATCTTTTTGCCCGGTCGATGGGCGGTTATCTAGGTGATCGTTTTTCTAAAACCGGTGGACTCAGTGGCCGAGTGAAGTGGTTGGTCATGGTATTGTTTGCAGAAGGATTTGCCCTAATGCTTTTCTCTAGAATGGATATGCTCGGCCTTGCGATCATCACGATGATTATCTTTTCACTATTCGTTCAAATGGCTGAAGGTGCTACCTATTCTGTTGTGCCATTCATCAATAAAAAATCTTTGGGTGCCGTAGCTGGTATCGTAGGCGCAGGTGGTAATGTAGGAGCCGTCATGTATGCGCAATTCTTGCTTCGAAGTGGAGCCACACTAGAAAACAGCTTCTTGTATTTCGGTATCGCCGTGGTGGCTATCAGCTTGCTGGGACTGGGCATTAAGTTCTCTGATGCAGATGAAGCCGCCGCCGTGGAAGAACAAAAGAAATTAGAAGCTATCGAGCTAAAGCTTAAAACCAGCGAGAAGCTAGCCGCTTAA
- a CDS encoding sensor histidine kinase, with protein sequence MKSNRVNLQDWIQIIVLTFFALFITSMIFIADVFVPLGVAVGAMYCIVIFYSWLLPGRLTPVYAGLICTVLIVLGLILSQSRAVGNEIFGMNRVISVIVIWVCTALVMMAKNGFRSLEEARDQLEQRVMERTKELREKQRLLEISKERYKSLLESAPDAMVIAERNGTVQLINQQITNLFEYEKDEIVGTSVEQLIPERYRRLYKGHRSGFFDIPDIEQQGRAVELIGTKRSGEEFPMEVSLSPLETDDGDLVCAAIRDISFRKNAEESMELFSQQLQNKNKELEQFTYVASHDLQEPLRTITSFSEMLMTNYKDQFDETGKKSLRFILDATGRMSQLIKGLLDYGRLGKSDSKENINCNDLLLDLKKDLATGLKESNTKLEVDDLPVVKGHPIELRLLLQNLISNAMKFSKPNEAPVINVKAKKKRGEVVFCVEDNGIGIADEHRDRIFEIFQRLHNKDKYEGTGIGLAHCRKIVELHGGQIWVESEPDKGSSFYFSIPK encoded by the coding sequence GTGAAAAGTAACAGAGTAAATCTCCAAGATTGGATTCAAATCATTGTATTGACCTTTTTTGCTCTATTTATTACATCGATGATATTTATCGCCGATGTATTTGTTCCTTTAGGGGTCGCAGTAGGTGCCATGTATTGCATCGTGATATTTTATAGCTGGTTGTTGCCAGGTCGGTTGACTCCTGTTTATGCGGGTTTGATATGTACTGTACTCATTGTTTTAGGCTTGATTCTTTCTCAATCAAGGGCAGTTGGAAATGAAATTTTTGGAATGAACCGTGTTATATCGGTGATTGTAATATGGGTTTGCACGGCGCTGGTCATGATGGCAAAAAATGGTTTTAGAAGCCTAGAAGAAGCGCGTGATCAACTGGAACAACGAGTGATGGAAAGGACTAAGGAACTGAGAGAAAAGCAGCGCCTTCTTGAAATAAGTAAAGAGAGATACAAGTCTTTATTAGAAAGTGCGCCCGATGCGATGGTAATTGCCGAGCGAAATGGCACAGTTCAATTAATTAATCAGCAAATCACAAACTTGTTTGAGTACGAGAAGGACGAAATTGTGGGAACTAGCGTGGAGCAATTGATACCAGAGCGGTATCGGAGACTTTACAAAGGTCATAGGAGTGGTTTTTTTGATATTCCAGATATTGAGCAGCAGGGCAGAGCAGTCGAGCTTATCGGTACAAAAAGGTCGGGAGAAGAATTTCCTATGGAAGTTTCGCTTAGTCCGCTGGAGACAGACGACGGGGACTTAGTTTGTGCTGCTATTCGCGACATTAGTTTTCGGAAAAATGCTGAAGAATCTATGGAGCTTTTTAGTCAGCAGTTGCAAAACAAGAACAAAGAATTGGAGCAGTTTACTTATGTAGCTTCGCATGATTTGCAAGAACCATTGCGTACAATTACAAGCTTTTCAGAAATGCTGATGACGAATTATAAAGATCAGTTTGACGAAACAGGGAAGAAGAGCCTACGGTTTATTTTAGATGCAACTGGAAGAATGAGCCAATTAATAAAAGGATTACTCGACTATGGACGATTGGGTAAAAGCGATTCAAAGGAAAATATTAATTGTAATGATCTATTGCTTGATCTCAAGAAAGATTTGGCTACTGGGTTGAAGGAATCAAATACCAAACTTGAAGTTGACGATTTACCTGTTGTCAAAGGCCATCCAATCGAACTGCGATTGCTGTTACAAAACCTTATTTCAAATGCAATGAAATTTAGCAAGCCTAATGAGGCTCCGGTTATTAACGTAAAGGCAAAGAAAAAAAGGGGAGAAGTTGTATTTTGTGTTGAAGACAATGGAATAGGAATTGCAGACGAGCATAGAGATCGAATCTTTGAAATTTTTCAACGTTTACACAACAAAGACAAATATGAAGGTACCGGCATAGGATTGGCCCATTGTCGTAAAATTGTTGAACTACACGGAGGGCAAATTTGGGTTGAATCTGAACCTGACAAGGGAAGCTCTTTTTATTTTTCTATACCTAAATAA
- a CDS encoding response regulator has translation MKKLNCILLIDDDEPTNFLNEMIISQLNCTESIVAVQSGREALDYLGSQVDGQFPQPDLILLDINMPGMNGWEFLVKYKNLDESQKGKVIIMMLTTSLNPDDEAKAHGIKDIKSFMRKPLTKEAFIDVLDRYFLD, from the coding sequence ATGAAAAAACTGAACTGCATACTGCTCATAGACGATGATGAACCTACCAACTTCCTCAATGAAATGATCATTTCTCAGCTGAATTGTACCGAGTCTATTGTAGCGGTACAAAGCGGAAGAGAGGCGTTGGATTATTTAGGTTCTCAAGTCGATGGACAATTTCCTCAGCCGGATTTGATTCTCTTGGATATTAACATGCCTGGCATGAATGGATGGGAGTTTTTAGTAAAATATAAAAACCTGGATGAGTCGCAAAAGGGTAAAGTCATTATAATGATGCTAACTACCTCTTTGAATCCTGATGATGAAGCGAAAGCACATGGAATAAAGGATATTAAATCGTTTATGAGAAAACCCTTGACAAAGGAAGCGTTCATAGATGTGCTCGATCGATATTTTTTAGACTAA
- a CDS encoding TonB-dependent receptor — protein MRRVLFFLVGFQLMAGVAMTQSISGTVVDEGGEVIPGSTVQIVNTTKGGITDINGKFHLNNLQPGTHQIKISSLGLLTQVLTVTVTEGQTTQLQVVMKADATSLQEVTIFGKSEATVVREQAYAVAVVEAKAFKNVSADVNQILNRVSGINIRQSGGMGSSFNLSLNGLSGNRVRTFINGIPMDYFGSSLSLNNFPANLISTIEIYKGAVPIHLSSDALGGSINIVTDTRPINYLDASYSFGSFNTHTGAVNAQWHHANTGLTLRVKSYYNHSDNDYPIDINLLDVESGKLDEETTEIRRFHDAYTSKMAWIEAGIMNKPYADELMIGTVVSDNFKEIQQNPYATGVSSFPVGEAFAASDINIFNLSYRKKNLLVKNLNVRGYGVYLKSNEEYKDISPNRYDWFGNYEADVHPTTGELGRKTHFFLNRENYLANVNAEYQLADEHSVSASYSLNSLELQGHDDYQPQNNTQYSTPNTVTKQVVGLAYTNVAFEDRLKTTLFTKRYQYNLKSNNSSYNGDEDNYFETQNTRMGYGMASTFFLKESLQFKASFEKAYRFPESTEMYGDGLNVIPNPTLEPETSYNYNLGVRLNKQSAYNGYVVEANVFVRDSRDYIRFEPRMNRSTYVNDPKVFAAGLDLSMNFQLDQNWNVGLGGTYLDLRNNDETSSVYQDRLPNEPYLFGNLIITYRMSDWLGLANELTLTNINRYVHEFYLKWPSLAASGKSSIPTRFTNDLQLTYSLKEGTYNVSFLVANVLDAKVYDNFNQQNPGRSFNLKLRYFISKN, from the coding sequence ATGCGAAGAGTACTGTTCTTTTTGGTGGGTTTTCAATTGATGGCTGGTGTGGCTATGACGCAATCAATTAGCGGTACGGTGGTAGACGAGGGGGGTGAAGTCATTCCAGGCAGCACGGTCCAAATTGTAAATACGACCAAGGGTGGTATTACCGATATCAATGGCAAGTTTCATCTAAATAATCTCCAGCCCGGCACACATCAAATCAAAATATCTTCACTTGGACTTTTGACACAAGTGCTGACGGTAACGGTGACTGAAGGACAGACCACCCAGCTCCAAGTGGTCATGAAGGCCGATGCCACCAGCCTTCAGGAGGTGACAATTTTCGGTAAGTCTGAAGCTACTGTGGTGAGAGAGCAGGCTTATGCTGTTGCCGTAGTAGAAGCCAAAGCATTCAAAAATGTAAGTGCCGACGTCAATCAAATCCTGAATCGCGTTTCGGGTATTAATATCCGCCAAAGCGGAGGCATGGGGTCTAGTTTCAATCTTTCGCTAAATGGCCTATCAGGTAACCGAGTCCGAACTTTTATCAACGGCATACCAATGGATTACTTTGGGTCGTCTCTGAGCCTCAATAATTTCCCAGCGAACCTGATCAGCACAATTGAGATATATAAAGGTGCTGTGCCGATTCACCTTTCGTCAGATGCCTTGGGCGGCTCGATCAATATTGTGACCGACACCAGACCGATCAATTATCTGGATGCTTCCTATTCTTTTGGATCATTCAATACTCACACAGGTGCTGTCAATGCCCAGTGGCACCATGCCAATACCGGGTTGACTTTACGTGTCAAGTCTTATTATAATCATTCAGACAATGACTATCCTATAGACATCAATTTACTCGATGTGGAGTCGGGCAAGCTGGACGAGGAGACCACTGAGATTAGAAGATTTCATGATGCTTATACCTCTAAAATGGCCTGGATCGAGGCTGGTATTATGAACAAGCCTTATGCTGATGAACTCATGATTGGTACGGTCGTTTCTGACAATTTTAAGGAGATACAACAAAATCCGTATGCCACCGGTGTCTCGTCTTTCCCTGTTGGTGAGGCCTTCGCCGCTTCGGATATCAACATATTCAACCTGTCTTATCGCAAAAAGAACCTATTGGTGAAAAACCTGAATGTTCGTGGATATGGGGTTTATTTAAAATCTAATGAAGAATATAAAGACATCAGCCCCAACAGATACGATTGGTTTGGAAACTACGAAGCCGATGTACACCCAACCACCGGTGAGCTGGGCCGAAAGACTCACTTTTTCCTGAATAGAGAAAATTATTTAGCCAATGTAAATGCAGAATATCAGTTAGCCGATGAGCATAGCGTATCAGCCAGCTATTCGCTCAATAGCTTAGAACTACAAGGGCACGATGACTATCAGCCTCAAAACAATACACAATACAGTACACCAAACACAGTTACCAAACAGGTGGTAGGGCTGGCTTATACCAACGTTGCCTTTGAGGATCGTTTGAAAACCACCTTGTTTACCAAGAGGTATCAGTACAATTTGAAATCAAATAACTCGAGTTATAATGGCGATGAAGACAACTACTTCGAGACGCAAAACACGCGAATGGGTTATGGAATGGCTTCTACTTTCTTTCTGAAAGAAAGCTTACAGTTCAAGGCGTCATTCGAAAAGGCCTATCGTTTTCCAGAATCTACCGAGATGTATGGTGATGGCCTGAATGTAATACCCAATCCAACACTAGAGCCAGAGACCAGCTACAATTACAACCTGGGGGTAAGACTAAACAAGCAATCAGCCTACAATGGTTATGTCGTCGAAGCTAATGTTTTTGTGCGAGATTCCAGAGACTACATTCGCTTTGAGCCACGCATGAATCGCAGCACCTATGTCAACGACCCAAAGGTTTTTGCAGCAGGGTTAGACTTGTCAATGAACTTTCAATTGGATCAAAATTGGAATGTGGGACTGGGTGGTACTTACCTGGATTTGAGAAACAACGACGAGACTTCTTCAGTCTATCAGGACCGCCTACCCAATGAACCTTATCTGTTTGGTAATCTGATTATCACCTATCGCATGAGTGATTGGTTAGGCTTAGCCAATGAGCTGACGTTGACCAACATCAATCGTTACGTCCACGAATTTTATCTGAAATGGCCCAGTTTGGCGGCCAGTGGCAAGTCAAGCATTCCCACCCGATTCACCAACGACCTACAACTCACTTATAGTCTAAAAGAAGGCACCTACAATGTGTCGTTTTTGGTAGCCAATGTGCTGGACGCCAAGGTGTACGACAATTTCAACCAACAAAACCCCGGAAGATCTTTCAATCTCAAACTGAGGTATTTCATAAGTAAAAATTAA
- a CDS encoding DUF4374 domain-containing protein: protein MKKQFLNIAAVLSLAIMTMTSCSDDNDVAESAQFVLGIEAATGTDILVSVDTITSGTISPVGNGIEQPAWMSYYQIGETLVTTGYNADNVMTGYRLIGEELISLGSLVTELGIYGIVEIDENTAMAVGVTRAGYEDRVFYTINLDDMSIASRFSTKIDERQDEGLVAWPTGIVVDNDKMYVAYYLMGAGELEDAPAFSTPNSNQARVAIYSYPELEFEKIITDDRTTDIGLYSGENSILKTDRGDLYTYSTSALASGFAPTPDNPSGFLRINSGTTEFDEDYFFNFEEESGGYKLNNVVYAGGNKAVVRMAKEDDTNSDYLWATYGPNIASDLAICEMAVVDLEAQTVTKLDIPAHGGEWGMANLYHDGMVYVNISTETEAYIYQIDPSTATATKGAKVDGNWTKGFAAL, encoded by the coding sequence ATGAAGAAGCAATTTTTAAATATAGCAGCAGTCCTGTCTTTGGCCATTATGACCATGACATCTTGTTCGGATGACAATGACGTGGCGGAAAGCGCACAATTTGTATTGGGAATCGAGGCGGCTACGGGTACAGATATATTGGTGTCTGTAGATACCATCACCTCAGGAACCATTTCACCTGTAGGCAATGGCATCGAACAGCCGGCATGGATGTCGTATTACCAAATCGGCGAGACGTTGGTGACTACAGGATACAATGCCGACAATGTTATGACAGGCTATCGTTTGATAGGAGAAGAGCTAATCAGCCTTGGTTCATTGGTAACTGAATTGGGTATCTATGGCATCGTAGAAATCGACGAAAATACAGCAATGGCTGTGGGCGTAACGAGAGCGGGCTATGAGGATCGCGTGTTTTACACAATCAATCTGGACGATATGTCTATCGCTAGCCGATTCAGCACTAAAATCGACGAAAGACAAGATGAAGGTTTGGTGGCTTGGCCTACGGGAATCGTGGTAGATAATGACAAAATGTATGTGGCTTACTACCTAATGGGAGCCGGAGAGTTGGAAGATGCACCCGCATTCTCCACACCAAATTCGAATCAAGCTAGAGTGGCGATCTACTCTTACCCAGAATTGGAATTTGAAAAAATCATTACCGATGATCGTACGACGGACATCGGCTTGTACTCTGGTGAGAATAGTATCCTGAAAACGGATAGAGGCGACCTTTATACTTATTCTACATCAGCATTGGCCAGTGGGTTTGCACCTACGCCTGATAACCCATCTGGTTTTTTGAGAATCAATAGTGGTACTACCGAATTCGATGAGGATTACTTCTTCAATTTCGAAGAGGAGAGTGGAGGATACAAACTGAACAACGTGGTGTATGCCGGTGGTAACAAAGCGGTAGTGAGAATGGCTAAGGAAGACGATACCAACAGCGACTATTTGTGGGCGACTTACGGTCCGAACATCGCTAGCGACTTGGCGATATGCGAAATGGCAGTGGTCGATCTAGAAGCGCAAACGGTCACCAAATTGGATATCCCGGCACACGGTGGTGAATGGGGAATGGCCAATCTCTACCACGATGGAATGGTGTATGTAAACATCTCTACTGAGACGGAGGCTTACATCTATCAAATCGATCCATCTACTGCTACCGCTACAAAAGGCGCCAAAGTAGATGGCAATTGGACGAAGGGGTTCGCGGCATTGTAA
- a CDS encoding DUF4198 domain-containing protein, translating to MKKSIVTFLFALAAMPSFAHYLWVETSSTGELNKEQTIKVHFGEYTYGVIEQVGGDGFNAVKDFTLYVIDPKGNRTALEVTAQTDHYAASFTPKKKGTYTVVLDNYQIDVIDYTKYDFGIFRTHYNSIAKVQVGDDEANTAAQNAEGIAIQQLKSESGIELLVTYKGEPLLENEVKVFVADQWSKTLETDEQGKVTFRLPWNSKYIVETTIKEEVPGQFRGEDYEFIWHCATTCITN from the coding sequence ATGAAAAAATCAATAGTAACATTCCTATTCGCTTTGGCGGCCATGCCAAGTTTCGCTCACTACCTCTGGGTAGAAACCAGTAGCACGGGAGAACTCAACAAGGAGCAAACAATCAAAGTCCATTTCGGAGAATACACTTACGGTGTAATCGAACAAGTAGGAGGAGACGGCTTCAATGCTGTGAAGGATTTTACCCTGTATGTCATTGACCCAAAGGGTAATAGAACAGCACTTGAAGTCACGGCTCAGACGGATCATTATGCCGCCAGTTTCACACCTAAGAAGAAAGGTACTTACACCGTGGTGCTAGACAATTACCAAATCGATGTGATCGACTATACGAAATACGATTTCGGCATCTTCCGCACGCATTACAATTCGATCGCCAAAGTGCAAGTAGGGGACGATGAAGCAAACACGGCTGCGCAGAATGCAGAGGGAATCGCCATTCAGCAATTGAAATCAGAAAGTGGCATCGAGCTTTTGGTGACTTACAAAGGAGAGCCGCTTCTTGAAAATGAAGTAAAGGTTTTCGTTGCCGATCAATGGTCCAAGACCTTGGAAACGGATGAGCAGGGAAAGGTAACTTTCCGATTGCCATGGAATAGCAAGTATATCGTGGAGACCACGATCAAAGAAGAAGTGCCGGGCCAGTTTAGAGGTGAGGACTACGAATTCATCTGGCACTGTGCCACCACTTGCATCACCAACTAA